The Ziziphus jujuba cultivar Dongzao chromosome 5, ASM3175591v1 genome segment AGAAGGGAGGCAATTCAATTTCAATCGAGCCGGCGAAGGAGGTACTCTACTTCAACAAGTTTTGTGAGAGGCATTATCCATTTTTCATAGAGTTGAGAAACCACACTTGGATCCACCTTGCACTTTTGGTCGTTCCTACTGGTGCTGTTCAATGTTACTTCCTGTGCAAATGTCTTCGTCTTCTTTCCAACCCTTTCTACCACCATCTTTTCTACTGCTTCAAATGTCAACAGTTTCATTAGAGCATCTCTGTCCTGAAAAATagaacggaaaaaaaaaaaaaaaattcaactaagcttctgcattttttattataacatatGATAGTAGTTGGGATATGAATTATGATATACAACTTCTGAATCTAGTCAATGCCCCAAGCATTTATGACTATGCTtggacaaacaaaaataaacttgtCCTTCTCAGCAATGTTTTGCATTTGGCAATTAACATTTAATTACCTGAGCGCGAATTGCGGGCTCATAGTCTTCTGGGGCATCCTTGAATTTGACCTCAGCTACAAAGTTTCCATAATGTATCCTTCTTGATATGGCCTGCAGATAATACAACACATTGTCAATGAAAAGTTAATAATATTAGTTCTGGTTCACTGGTAATAATTCAAGACCTCCCTAGATTGTGATCCTAAATGGAACACCCATATTTAGAAGAAAGGATGAGCAAGGTTTTCTTATCTAAAAGCATAAGTACTGGTAGAATTCTCTACTTCAACAGCAGGATTAAACACTGAAACTATCAAAAGGCAACCAACCTTACCTGTAAACAATTGAGGTCGCTCGTGGCTGTTGATGCATAATTTCCATCATCACCTGGTTTGGCCAACAAAGGAAGCAATTGGTTGAAGTATGTAtcccatattttattattaacgtTGATGGAATTCGCTGCAGGATGCAATATCTACAGTGGAGAAGTTTTtggaataatattaaaattggtacttggtataaattttcaaaaattaaccaaaaaaaaaatccaaaccttTATGAATAGATAGTTACCGGTGGAAAGTCATATGGCGGCACCAATGAAGGTGGTAAATCGTCTGGAAAAAAGGGATGTTCTTCAGGATTTTGATATCTACCAGTCTGTACAATTGGAGATTTAGCAAACATAATACACACTGGGTaatctacctttttttttttttttttttttttttttacccgcTTGCAGATTCTAATTACTTTTTTTAcacataaaattttcatatttaaaaaaaaaggtttgggaAATCGCAGAAACACAAATCTTACTAGAAACAGAGTTGGAAGAAGCTACAATGCTGTATGACATACAATTCAACCTGTTTTCCATAGGAAAAAAAGATTTACCTCAACCTATAGTAGCATGATATTAGCTTAAAAAAGGGTAAGAGACAACAATCTTTGTGCTCAAGACCTTACAAAAGGGCATTTAGGATTAAATATTATTACtggcaaaataatataaaacaaatagtTCTATAGGATTCCATTGAACTCCGAAAATCTTCACAGTTTTGTGAACTCAAATGGACAAATACTTATACTTTCCACCTACAGAAAATGATACTAATTAAATCCTATAAACAAGTTATAAACAATTATTTGCACAGAAAAACAGAAAACTGCCTGTGGCAGCACAAAACTCAAAACATTTCCAGTATTTTAATGTCTTTTGGATTCAATGAGGACTaccacaatttttattttaattggtaactattattttaattaaaaaaacatggGCCTGCTATTAAAAATTTCGACTAGACAACATGCTGCCACATTGTCGATACCATATTGGTTTACACATAAAtgtatgaaggaaaaaaaaagaagtggtCCATTTGGCATGCAAGAAAAGTCTATCTATCACTACGCCACTTCTTCAATCTCTgtaggaaaatattaaaaattccaAGCCCATCTGACACAAACCacctgaaaaaggaaaaaaaataataataaaaaaagaaccaaacGTGCAACACGAAAGCCTGCAAGGGTTGGTAGGTGACACGTGGAAAACTAACAGAAAAGGGGTTTTGCCAATTACGGTTGGAGGCCAAAAATATCCTTGACATGGATAACAGACTGTCCCACCACCGCATCCAAACAACAATATTAAGACGCAATTAGCGGCTTAACGTGTTTAGATGAGACCACAATTAGAATTACTATCATATCATTAATATCTTTGATATGACACCAAGTTAATAGCAATATCAAGGTTATTTTTTGAGGATTAGCTCCTGCACTTCTAATTTTTTAGattcattttatctttttaaaccaGTAAAAAGAaacgtaaaaaataaaaataaaaaaaataatcaaaaaccaattCTGTAGGCAAGGAACCCACCAAGCATCCATTTGGTGCAGATTCCTTTTACATTGCGAAGGAAATTTTAGCCCCATAATAAACCAAACATTACAGAATCCCCGTGAAAACCGAAGTTTACTATTTTCAGACAagaacaaaaccaaaaataaaagaagaaaaaagaaaaaagaaattaatcagaGATTACCTTCGCCTGAAGAGCTTCTGCTTGTTTAACAAAAAAGTCAATCAAAGGACCAGAAAATCCAGGAATGGAAGCGTAAGATTGCTGATAGGTTGGAGAATTCAAGGGGAACTTTGCTCTTTCTATCAGACTGAAAATAATAGTGTCTTCTTGTCTGATCAATGAGTCTCTCACGGCTTCCAGCGTCATTCCGTTCGCCGGAACTGGAGAATTACCTTCTGCCATTAATCTATTCCTATAACCACCAGATATCACACAAATAAGAACCATTACCACTGTAAAATCCATGGCTCAACCAAAACCCGAAACCCTCTTCCCCAGTCCCCACAATGTTAAAATCATAtgtgggaaaaaataaaataaaaagatatggaGCTGCCGGCTCATTTATTGTacgttttattttgtaaaaaataaaattaattatatggtaagtcgaaatctaaaaataaaaattcgtaTGGTAAGTTTTAGTTAGCTTTctgtaaataaaacaaaacagaaagtTTCAATCGGGTTTTTGTCGTGTCACATGATATATACGAAATTGTCGTTTGAGAAAAGCAATGGAAGAAAATTTTGGGaacatgaaggaaaaaaaaaaaaaaaaaacagagaaacagtaagaaaaaaataataagtagaACCTTTGAGATTCTGGAAATGGCTGACGAGGTGTGAAGGCgattgatgaagatgataatgatgaagGTCTAAGCTGCTTTGCTTCTTGAACGAAGATAGATGGTGGCGCACTGCACTTAACCTTTTTATATATAAGGAGCTTTGCGTATGATTCTACCTTATTGGTTTTGCGTGGCTGCCACAGCACTGCCTTCGCTTCTTAGTCGGCAAGTGGGGACCCACGCGCCTTTTTTACGCGCCTTTTCTAGAATTTATGCCGTTAAGTTTTCTCTTCTGAAAGGAAAATTATACCCTTTTGGTTGAGAGCCTATTATTGGCCGCGTTGACCTgtccttttgcttttttttttttttttttttttcctttgctgttcTAATATTTTGGGGTTTAATGCATATTTATAGCAAGTGTAGTGCTTctcataacaaatttatttatcaaaactttgataaataattacatgataatatattaattactcatagattatttattctttatacgTATATtcgaaaaaaatcaattatatattctCGTATcattgtttattaaaattttaataaatgtaGAATGATTGCTATTATAATAATACCcttcttaaaatataatttcgTTCACAGGGAAAATcattaacttaattaattaatgaataatttgAGAAATTAATATAATCATGCACTTCTATTATCTTATCTTTCTAACTAAATAACATTATAATAGAAAACAATTTCCTTCGATATTTTTATTGTGGGGTAAATAGTTTCATTTGatcataaaaaaacaatttcgcCACCTATCacctttttttccattttcctaGACCTCCAACAATCTAAACCACAAGAAACACGTAAAAAACACACATGCAATCCAACATCAGAATAATGAATTTGATTGATCATTCGTGGTTATACTTGTACAATTGCCAAAAGTACAATCACAACTCTTCGAAGAATCGATTGTGGAATTCGAATtggtaccaaaaaaatatatatatatatatatatatcaattaattttgaacaaattggtacaaaacaaaatcaattaattttcaaCAGTGTCAAAGGTTTAACAATACAGAGATTCACTGCAAATAATATCAATCGAACAAACACTTAAAAAGCAGTACATTTTCAGCTGAAATATTccagaatttaaattttgagttttctgaaagaaaacaaaacctgAATAACAAGCTTAAATTCAAAACCTCACCTTTCAATTCCAATTCAAAGTAAACAATCTAAGGTCACAGAAAAATTATcccaagaaaattgaaaaataaataacacaacATAGATACCGTAACGGGCAGTGAAAACCCCCACCATATATCTGGAATTATCCTAGAAAATAGTGGTTCAGGTCTATGAGTTGTGCAACTACATGACTTACAGCACTACTCAAAGTTCATTTAAAAGGTTTTGAAGTATTCATAGAGATGAAAGATTGAAACCATGGAACTCAATTCTTAGGGCCAATGTCCTTCAGGGCACAAATCTGTTCCTCTCCCATTGCTGACATAACTGACACAACAAGATCTTTTCCTTCAGCAAACCCTTCTTTAATCTAGATACAAGAAGAGCAAACCatatgtgttaaaaaaaaagctGGCAAATATCAAGACATTGCctatatgaattaaaaaaatgcaaaattgcctattacaattaattaaaattgcctattagaggggaaaaaaaatgaagcagGAAAGTACAAATAAGACTCTCTGCTAACTCCatagagaaaaaatatatataaataaaaaaataaaaaacagaaaaggaaataaaaatccTTCAACATGCATCTTCTGAtagtagaaaaagaaattttttttaaagatggcTAATGTTCTTCAATCCAAAAACAATAATGGGTATTTCAATGTAGCAATATCGACAGCTATTTCAATAACGAGCTTTCTAAATCAAAAAGAAATGAACATAGAAGGAGCCATTTAAAAATAACTGTGACTAACCTGGGTGAGCAAATTTTCATCAGTGGGAAGCTTTAAATCATCCTTGGTGTTACCACTGTCAGTCAGGAGACTCACCTGCAAAACAATCGGAATTGATAATGATAAATAGCTCATTCGTACTTCATGAATCTAAACAGACTACCAGTTCTAGAATCCTGGTTCAGAAACACTAAACTTTGTAACAAACACTTAATCGAAATTGGTAATGATAACAAATGCTTAATCGGAATTGGTAATCATAAATAACTCATTCCTACTTCATGAATCTAAACAGACTTCTAACAAATGCTTAAGCTATTTTGACGCCAACAGACAACACGATAAGAAATTGTCTATTACAACCATGCTTGTCTAAAAGGAAAAGTACATAGATGCTTAAAATGAAACCGGTCAAATCCTTATGGTGATAgacagaaaacaaaataaaaaatgtcatcaaaaaaattcatgaaaaaataaataaataataaatacggTCAAAATGCTCATGATGATATTTGCACTCGGattctcaaaattttgaaaaagagaaaaatactcaCAAACCCATCTTCAGATATGTCAATCAGCTGATAATCAGTACGGTTA includes the following:
- the LOC107419758 gene encoding chorismate mutase 2 is translated as MAEGNSPVPANGMTLEAVRDSLIRQEDTIIFSLIERAKFPLNSPTYQQSYASIPGFSGPLIDFFVKQAEALQAKTGRYQNPEEHPFFPDDLPPSLVPPYDFPPILHPAANSINVNNKIWDTYFNQLLPLLAKPGDDGNYASTATSDLNCLQAISRRIHYGNFVAEVKFKDAPEDYEPAIRAQDRDALMKLLTFEAVEKMVVERVGKKTKTFAQEVTLNSTSRNDQKCKVDPSVVSQLYEKWIMPLTKLVEVEYLLRRLD